The genomic interval GGGATTTCCCATTGAAAGACGTTCGGGACGAAGAAGAGATTATTGAAGCAGTCATGAACGCAGATGAGGATTTATGGAGGAAGCAATATGCTTATTTAATGAAGCATCATGAGCCCAATACGGTAGCAAAAAGGGTATTGGAAATTTACAGGTCTCTAGGCGTCGAAATATCTGTTTAGCTTTGCAAAATATGTGAGGGCATGAAAAACCCCGCATGTCAATAATCCTCTTCATAAAATTTAAATGAAGTAGCCTGGTGTTAACGGTGGATCTCCATGATACTTGTCACTTATGTCCCATTTTATCGGATACACGAGGTTTTACTCTACTTTACCAAGAATTGTGAAATAATTTCGCCGAGGGAATGCTGGGTGTTTGTTGACAATGTTTATCATGAGAAACAGAAAGAGCTTTTGAGAAAAATTTTCCCAGACAGTTACCTGTTGTCTACGGGAAACTGGAGGAATAGAACGGAGACATGGCTAGAAATTATTAGACATGCTTCTGCTACAGACGACGAATGTGTGGTTGTTGACAGCGATAATTTGTTAGAGGATTCATTCAAGGAAATCTATTCAGCTTTAAAGGACGCCCCCTTGTATACACTTATGAACATAGAGGCATGGAGCAATGACCAGACAAGAGCCACATATTTGAGGCGTAGCAGGAAGATTGGAGAAATAACTATACGAGGAGAAACTAGACCCTTACTGCTTTATAAGGTTTACGAAGGTCCCGGACCAAGTTTATTCCGCGGAGGTTCTCCATTCTTTATAGGTCCTAAACAAGTAGTGGTTTTCAGAAAATATCCAAGCGAAGAGATCCTGAGGGGCATAGAAAGGGCAATCAGGGAAGTTGATCCTTGGCTTAGAAACTTTATAAATGACGAGACACCCCTAGGGATAATTGCCTACCTCATGGGGATTAAAGAGGTTTATTGGACTTTTGGCTCGTATCACTTGTATCATGGGTCAACTCCTTCTAGGCAAACACCTTTTCTGGTGGCTCTTGCCCACGTGCAGTTTGCAAATGGCTTAGCCAAGGTTTTTAGGAAAAAGGAATTTACATATTATGGCTTGAAGTATAGGCTAGCATTTTGGAAGAACTTCTTAAACTTGCTGAGCGTTTAAAGAATACATTAAAACAGCAGTCTAGTGCGATTCATCTTCTTCTCTAGGTCCAGTTGCCTCTTCGGCTTTTCCGGCTAGGAACATTTCCATTGCTTCTTGCAGGGTCATTGTCTTTTTGCCCTGTGGGGGCGTCACGTAGTAGATTTTTATGCCGAGCTCTCTTAGCCTGTAGTAGGCCCCGTAGCCTGCTCCGAGCGATAGGAGGGTGTTTACCCCCTTCTTTACTAGCTCGTTGACTACTCCTACTCCCCTGCCGTGTGAGTGGGTTAGGAAGGGGTTCTGGAATATTTCGACGATTCTGTAGCTGTTTCCGTCTAGGTCGATAATCGCAAAGCTGGGAGCCCTGCCGAAGTGTGGCACTAGGAGGATTTTGTCCCCGGACTTAACAACTGGAACCGCTATCCTCATGTTTGTCGATGTGTGGTAGTCCTACCTTCAGAAATATTTTTCTATTGCAGAATCACCAGAGAGAATTTTTGCGTCTACAGTTGGCTCGTTATCTGCTTTACCACTTTTTCTAGGTATGGTCGAAGCTTCTCGGCTAATCTGTCGCGGTCGCCCTCTATGCTGGGCATCTCTTCATGGTATGGGATGCTAGCTATAGGCTCTATGCCTAGGGCTTCTCGGATTCTCTCTGGCTGGCTACACATGTTTGCAACTACTCCCAATGACTCAACTTTCTCGCTGTCTAGGAATTCGAGGATCCTCTTCGTAGATACTATGCTCATCTTGTCACAGGTGGAGGCCACTAGGACCCTCACCTTCCTGTGCAGGCGGAGAAGCTCTAGGAGTGTGTCAGAGAGTCCTGGAGGTGTGTCGACAACGAATACCTTGCCGGTCCACCTTGTTACTGCTAGGAGCTCTCTGAACGCGTCAACGCTTTCTCTTCCACGTAGGGGAAGAGCCCTGTCCTTGCTGTAAAAAGCTATGCTCATGAATTCTAGGTTTTCCTCTACTTTTACTGGCAGTACTCCTTTTTCTTCTTCTGGCATCAATTCCTCAACGTCCACGCCGAGAGAGATGTGGGTCGTTGGGTTCGTGAAGTCTGTGTCTAGGAGGCTTGCCTGGACACCGCTCCTAGCTAGAGCGAGTGCCAGCCCCACAGAAATTGTAGTTTTACCTACTCCCCCCTTGGGACTAGTAACTGGGACAACTAGCTTGAAGCCTCGGAGTCTCTCCCTTATGAGGGGTACTCGGAAATCCGTCTCCATCTAGTCCACCCTTACCTTTACCCCTCTGCCTCTAACTATCTCAAAGTCCCGGCTACCACATTTCGGGCAGGAATAGTAAGAGTGAACAACTTCTGGGACAAAGTGTATCGCCTCCCTGAACTCTTCCCCAATGCTCCAGTCTTTTAGGCTCCATTCGTAGCCGCACACCATGCACTTGAAGACTGCCTCTTCACGTGTAATCTTGAAATCTTGGACGTTGATGCCTTTCTCTGTCCTGAGCTCTTCCAAAAGCTCTCGTAGCGCCGTCTCGAAGACCCCCTCGTCTACGGCCTGTAGCTCTCCGAGGACAACCTCTATGTGCCTGACGTCTTTGTTGCTAGTTACAAGCTCTTCAACAGTCTTAACTACTGCCTCTGCAAGCGCCCACTCATGCACAAGGCCCACCTACCTTACGGATCCTAGATGCACGTCTAAGATTGGTTAAGGTTTACATGGTTAATTTTAAGCTTGCTGGCTGGGTTGCTTCCTTTTATTGTTACTCTTCACTTGGAACGATGACAGAGATTTTGGTTCTCTTGAGGCCCTCTTAACTAGGTCCATGTAAGTGTTCTTGAGGAGCTCGAATTCAGGTGTGATATACAGCTCAATACCCTCGCTCAAGGCGGCTATAATAAGTGGGTTCCCTTTTTTCAGCATTTTCAGAGCGCGCGCTAAGAAACACGTGCTCCTAGTCAAAATTTTATAGCAGAAATTTGTAGTTTTGTGTTCGATCAGATAGGCTACAACTCAACCGAAATATTTTTGTATGTCACAGGGAAAAAATAAATAGTTTTTCATATACCAATATATCGTTATAGGGGGTCTACTTGGACGGCTCAAATATTTCATGGTTGCTTCCTGTTGCCGTCATACTCTATTCTATATATAGGGCCTCCGGCTCATACCAGAAGGGCCCGCAAGACCCGTGGCTGAAGGTTTCCCTCGCCGTAGCAATGCTGGGCGGAGGACTCACACTGTACTCCTTGCCTTTAATGGTTGTGCAGTTGCTTGGCTGGGATACTTCCATGCTTGCGCTTCTCTTCATGTTTGGCTTCGTGCTTATTACTTTCTCTATTTTCCTTATGAGTCTATGGAACACTTATATGTGTGAGAGTGGCCAGTTGGAGGTGGCAGGCGCCCGGGCGGAGTCGATATTTTTGCATGCGACATGATGTCTGTCGCGTTGACGCTGGTCTCATTCACGTTGAGCTGGGCGGCGATACTCCTGGTCTCAGATCTTAAGCCCACCATAGTCAAGGGGGCTTCGGGGAAGACCTTCTACGATGTTTCTCCGTTTAACTTTTACATGGTGATTATATCGCTTGCATTTTTGCTTTTATCGATTAGGGCTCGGAGAAAACTAGTAACAACACTAATATTAGTGCCGCAAAGGAGCCAGCCCGTTGTTCTACCGCCCCAGAAATCCACTGGGGCAAGCTACCAGCAGATAAAAGAGAAAAAAGAGATAAAGGATTCCGGGCTTCTGCTTACAAGTTTTACGGGCTTGGCTCTTTACTTGGTCTTGCTCTTCGTGATTCCAGCAAGCCTCGACCAGCTGGGCTACAATCTTGCTTTCCTAGTGTGGCTCCTGGTCACGTTTTACTTCGTCAAGCGGTACAGGGAGGCCCCTATGAGCTATCTTGTCACCATGATGAGTAACCTCCTAAGCTTTTATTGTCCAAGGTGTCAGAAGAAAATCGAGCCTTTCGAGAAGAGCGGCTCGCTTCTGGAGCACTTCATAAATGGTAGGCTCTCGCTTAAAGGGGCACAGGAAAGGGTCATAGTGGCCCACTACAGGCATGTCCACACAGAATACGAGAAGGAGATAAGGGACTTACAGAAGGTCAGGAGCCCGCTTCTCAACAAAGAGCAGAGAAGGGAGGAGCTCAAGAGGGAGTACTCTGAGAAGGCTCGCTTTCTCGCCGAAAAGGACGGCCTACTCAAGGAAAAGTGAAAAATTCTAGCTGTAAATATTTCTGGATTCATACAAAAGTATTTGTAAGAAATGTAAAGTTTTCTTCGAATAGACGGAAATTCTCTTAAAGAATAGTATTCCTTGGATGCTTATGTCGATAAGGGTGCTCACAGCTCGGGACATTGCAGAGCTTGTACGCCAAGTAGGAATAGACAAGTTCATGGATGGTCTAATTGAAAGCCTAGAAACCACATTTAAGAAATGGAAACAGCTAAAGGTGACCCCAAGGGTAAGCTTCCACTATAGGCAAGGCGTCGTAGAAGCAATGCCAGCCTCAGACGACAAATGGTACACAGTCAAAATAGTAAACGGTCACCCCCTAAACCCCTCCAGGGGCCTCCAGACAGTCGTAGCCGTAGCAGTGCTAGTAGACGTTGAAACCGGCTACCCCCTGATGTTTATGGATGCAACCCTGCTAACGTCTCTCCGTACAGGTGCAGCCTCGGCACTCGCCACCAAGTACCTTGCAAGGGAAGACTCTGAGACCCTGGGAGTCATCGGCAACGGGGCGCAGTCAGAGTTCCTGGCCTACGCGATTACACGTGTCGCCAACAAGCTCGACAGGATACTCGCCTTCGACATCGACAGGAAGGCCACCGAAAAGTTCACGAGAAACATGTCCCACCTAGGCTACACGGTCGAAAGCGTTGACAGCCCACGAGAATTAGCCTTGAACTCAGACATCATAGTAACAGCCACAGCTTCGCCCGGGAGAAACAGAGTCATCGAGAAGTCCTGGGTCGAGCCTGGAACCCACATCAATGCTGTAGGCGGAGACGCCCCTGGAAAGACAGAGCTTGACCCAGAGCTTGTACGCTCCTCAAAACTCGTAGTGGAGCTTCTAGACCAGGCGTTAGTAGAGGGAGAGGCCCAAAACGTTGGTAGAGAACATGTCTACGCGGAGCTGTGGGAAGTAGTAGCTGGAATCAAGCCCGGCAGGACAAGCCCACAGGAGGTAACAATATTTGACTCTGTGGGAATAGCTATAGAGGATCTCGCGGCCATAACCTATGTATATTCACTGGCTAAAGGCGACGATATCGGGACAACGATAAAGATTCTGCCTGAGACAAGTAACCCTAAAGACCTGTTCTCGCTTATAGCCAAACCTCTACAAGGAAGAGAAAAAGGCTTCTTGAAGAACATAAAATTATACGAGAATTAGCGAAGAGAGGGGCTAGTGTATTGTTATGGGTCTATATTCTTCGCTTTGCTGGACTCAAGAAGTTTCGCGGCGGCCTCTCTTAGTGTCTGGATTATGTCTTCCAAGTTGTCATAGATGATTTCTGCATCTATATCGGCGTACATGTGAACAATGATGTTTCTTAGCCCAACAATTTCCTGCAACTTTTTTCGAGATTTTCATCTATTATACCTTCCTCTCGTACTTTTCTAATGATTTCCCTGTAGGTGTCAGGTACTTCTACTTTTAGCTTGGACAAAATGTAAGAGGAAAAATCAACTAGAATTCTGTGCATACTTGGATATTTCTCTCTGCTATTGATAACAATTTAGGTCCAAAAATCGAAGACTTGAAGGAAAGGATTAGCTCGCGCTTGGTGGGAATAGACCTCACTTATCCTCAAAGATAGACTGCGAGGTATAGGAATGGGAGATATATTGCCATGTTTATGGCTGTGACAATTGTTCCTAGCTTTGCAAACTCTATGAAGCCAAGGGACTTTGAGTATCTTTCCTCTGCGACCTCCATGATTATGATGTTTGAAGCCGCGCCTAGGAGTGTGAGGTTTCCAGCGATGGTTGAGCTACAGGCAAGCACTAGCCACGCCCACACGTCGCTAGGGGTATAGCCGATAGTCTTCATGTACTGGATAAAGAACTGTGTAAATGGGACGTTTGAAAGGAGCTGGCTTAGAGCCAGGCTCTCGACGCTTATTGCGGCTATTCCTTCTAGGCCATAGAGCTTCTTGTCCATTAGGACGGCTACTAGGGGCTGGAGAAGGCCACTGGACCAGACGCCCTTCATCGTTATGAACATTGCGATGAAGAAGACTATTGTTCCCCAGTTTACCTTCTCGAGTATACCTCTGGGGTCGGACACAAAGATGTAAGTTGCCGCGGCAACAATGAATGGGATGAAGCCTATGTTCTCTACGTGTGGGAGGCCAGCTATTGAAAGGGCATCGTTAGCCAATAGGAGCGCGACGACGCTGGTCAGCCCTATTGCTGCAATCATAGCGTCTCTCCTGTTCCTTATCGCCTCGCCCGGAATAACTAATAGCTCCAGCTTTTTGTCGCTTATCTTGAACCACTTTAGTAGAACCAGTGGGACCACGAGGAGGTTAATCAGGGACGGAAGTAGCAGAACCCTCAGAAAGCTTAAAAGAGGAGCCTTCATCCCGCTCTGAACAGCAATTAAGACATTCTGGGGGTTGCCTATAGGCGTAGCTACAGAGCCGATCGTCACGCTGAAGGCGAGCATGAACAGGAAGGGCTCCAGGCCGAGCCCCGCTACACGGGCAATACTGCCAACCATGACTGTGCCCAAGACTGCGACAGCGTCGTTAACAGTGACGGCCGCAAGTAGCCCAAATACAATGGAGAGAACTATAAATAACCTCCATACACTCCCAACCCTCGCTAGAAACCAATATGCGACTGCGTCTAGGAGTCCAGAAGACTCTGCGAGGCTCACAATGCTAAACATGCCGATCAAGAAGAGAATGACGTCTATGTCGACAGCTTGCCCGAGACCATCGACTGGCACGAGGCCGCCGGCAACAACAATGAAGGAGGCAAACGCCATCACTGCCCAGAAGGGCAAACTCCGAAACCTTGACCTAGCCAGCAGTCCCCATACAATAACGGCCAGTGATATGCCTGCAACAACGAGGCTCCACACAAACAGATAGCAAGGCAGAGAAGCTTTTTAAATTTACCCCCGTGGACTGTGTAGATGTTAATGTTGTTACGTAGGGGTGATTCTAATCGTGTGTGAGATTTCTTTACCAAAAATTTTTATTGACATTGTCATTAGGTCTATATTCGAGGGGTCGACACCGAGATGAAACGGCCAATGTACGTGGATTTTCTCTTAATAGCGTCCTTGCCTGTAATAGTTTTTCTAAGCCTCCTTTCAGGACCTATTGCAGAGTTGGGCTTCAAAGATTTTCTCTTTAAAATTTTTTCCGTAAAGGCTACCGAGGAGGACTTCGCGGCAAGAGTAATAATGGTCTACCATGTTGCGGCCGCAATTGTAATGGCTGGCACACTATACCTTGCAGTCAAATATGTTGATCACGACGAGAAACTGAGGAAGCCTCTTCTCAACCTCGTAACCGCTGGCTGGATAATAACGGTTCTTTCTGCGCTTGTCTTTGCATATTTCTGGAGAAGCCCGCTTGTCCACGGCGTTTATCTCTTAGGGCTATCATTGATGTTCACGGGGGCTGTGCTTTTTACTTATGCAATGTCACCTGTGAGGATAAGCTGGAAGGAAAAAACTCTAGAGAAGGTGGCCGCGTTTACAACCGCAGTTGCTTTGCTTGGGGGAGTACTTATGGGGGCCATGTATGCTTCTCATCTAGGCTTTTCCAAGGAGGCGCACATATACATCATTGAAGAATATTCGACCAGGGAGTACCGTGGCCTTGTGTCTCCGCAGACTTCTCTGCAGTTGCTTGTCACAGCCCACGCACATGCGGCTGTTGCAATATGGTCGACGGCTATAATGTTTATAGGGCTTAAATGGTCCCGGCTATCGGAGTGGAAGCCCAGGCTCTACAGGTGGGCGTTGATTTTCCAAATATTCGGGGTAGCCGTTATGTTCTTTGGGACAACGGTGGTGCCCATTTGGAGATCTATAGCCCACGAGATTATTTTTGTAGGTATAGCACCTCTGAACATTACACTCCTGATTTTATGGTTACGGCTCGCCGATATGCTTAGGAATGGTGACTGGCGTGACCCGGCAAAGGTGGGGCTGTTTCTTGTCCCTATCTGGATGACGCTGTTCGTTACATCCACGGGTCCAATCGTTGCTTCAAACCTGAAGACTATAAGAGCCGTTTGGCCTTTGAGGGACGAAATAGCATATAACGTGGCGCATTGGCACATGTTGAGTTTTGTGATTGCCTCTGCAATGTTCTTCCTCTATCTCGACGAGTTCACCAACATAGTGAAGGATGTCTCTGGGTGGCTCCTAGCATTCGGAGGGACGCTCGCCTTGGCAGGAACGTTTGTATATGAGTTGTCTCCAATGTTTGTAATGGGATCCACTGATATAGCTGGGGCTTCTCTCAGCCTTAAAAAGGCAATTCTACCAGTAATGGAGGTTGGCCTTGCTGCCTCGTTTGCAGGTTTCGCTATCTTTACGCTTTGGCTACTGTATCGCTGGATTAAAACAAAGTAGATATTTTTCTTTGAATGTCCATATTTTCAAGTCCAAGGCGAAAACATAAAAAGCATGCAGAACTAGCTTGCGAGTAAAAGGCTCGTAGAGAAAAAAGTTTTCTCTATGTATGAGAAAAGATATAGGGGTGTTAGACGTATTTTGGCAGGAAAACAATGGGTCAAAGCGGGATCGACACACTTATAGTGGTACCGTGGGGCCACCCGGCGGGCTGGCGCCAGGTAAGGTATACTACTAAGGGGATATCACTTGATCATTGCACTACTCTCCCTTTACTCTTAAAAATGTTCCCCAGGTCAGAAGTATTCGTCTTAGTCCTCGATAGCCTTGTAGAGGAAGCCCCTAAGCCACAGTCTCCCAGCAAATGCTGGCAATGCTATGAAGAGAATATCGAGCATCTTCGATATGCTTCTCAAGCAAAGAGCTACAAAGAACTTAGGGATCAACTTGCAGGTTTCTTGTCCAGCTATGTCAAATGCTTGCTGGGAGACCAATATAAGCCAGTCATACACCCGGTAATATGTCCAGCCGTGGGACGGCCTGGCGGCAAGTGGATTTTCAGGGGAAACCCAAGAGACTTCGAGTCAATAGCACTCTACGATCTCGGAAAAACGATAATGGAGAAGCCCTTTAGCAGTATCGTTGTCGACACGACGCACGGCGTAAACTTTATGCCGAGCCTAACCACGAGGCTTGCCAATAGGCTTGCCAGCCTCTTATTAGCTAGACACGAACACCTCGTGCTTGCAGAACAAAGGGGAGTCAAGATATACATCTACAACGCTGACCCGGTGCCCCTAGCGAGCCCCGGACAGCCAGAGATGAGCCTAAACCTCATAGCCGAAGAGACACATTCCTCGATACAGATACCCCCAGTTATACCTGAAAACCTTTTGGAGACAATGGAGCCTGGAACACAGCCCTACATAGAATTGAACAAGACTTACTTCGAATATGCAGGCCTCGTGGCGAGCTCCCTCTACTATCCACTCCCACTGTTGCTAGTACACGCTGTCTCCCAAGAAACAGCAGCCAAAGCCTGGGAAGCGCTCGAGAAAGCACATGGAGAATGGGAAACCAGCGTAGAGATCTCGGGCAACACTGTCCAGAGGAGGCTAGCCATCAACCCAGACGCCCTTTACTTGCTTATGCTAACTGTGGCAGTGGCAAGGCGCCTCAAAGAGAAAGGTCTAAGCTACCCAAGCGACACAAGACAACTAGCTCAAGTTCTACCGCTATATGAGGCTGTAAACGAGGCATATAGATACATTATAGAGGACGAGCTCGCCAGAATAGAGAAGAAAACCTTCCGAATACAAAGAATCCTGAAAGAAGCAGACTGGACGCCCCTATACCTAATATACATTGAGCCAAACCAGCATTTCTCTGCCGTCAAGAAGAGGACAATGATAGCACACGCTGGCCTACAGAAAGAAATAGTCCAAGTTAAACTTTTGGAAAATGGACAAGTTCTCCTCAGATACAACAGCGCCTGGGAGAACAGGCCCTTACAGCAACTGAGCTCTTCAGGCCTGCTTCTCCCACAATATAAGGCAACTTATTGACGCCCACGAATATATAGAACGCTAACGGGCTAGCTAAGCTAATTGTTGTCTAGCTTCTTCAAGAGCGTGTAGAGTAGCATTGTCTGTACTAGGTATATGGATGCTGTTAGGTAGAGAGGAGAGTCAAGATTTATGTTCATGAGTGTTCCTCCTATTGCCGAGCCCGTGCCAGTGGCTATCTGTGATGCTAGGATATTCAGCATTGTGTAGCGTGACCTCTCCTCGGGGCCTATAGTCTTCATGGTTAGGGACCAGAAGAGGGGGTTGGCGGCATTCATTAGGACTGTTCTAAGGGTAAAGAATGCCGCGGCCATTAGGAAGCTGGGGGCCCGGGCAGTAGCTACGAGTAGGGGGATTGAAGCTAGCTGTAGCGCTACTACTGCTTTCAAGGTGCCCAAGCGGCTCGAAATAATTGGGGCTAGCGACGTGAAGGGTATCATGAGCAGGGTTTCAACGAGCATCCTCGTGCCGAGCTCCCCTGCTTCCACGCCGAATTTAGTCATGAAATAGTAGTTGATCAGCTGGATGGAGGCTCCCGCACCAAGACCAGTTATAGCCGAGA from Thermofilum adornatum carries:
- a CDS encoding P-loop NTPase, with protein sequence METDFRVPLIRERLRGFKLVVPVTSPKGGVGKTTISVGLALALARSGVQASLLDTDFTNPTTHISLGVDVEELMPEEEKGVLPVKVEENLEFMSIAFYSKDRALPLRGRESVDAFRELLAVTRWTGKVFVVDTPPGLSDTLLELLRLHRKVRVLVASTCDKMSIVSTKRILEFLDSEKVESLGVVANMCSQPERIREALGIEPIASIPYHEEMPSIEGDRDRLAEKLRPYLEKVVKQITSQL
- a CDS encoding NifB/NifX family molybdenum-iron cluster-binding protein; amino-acid sequence: MRIAVPVVKSGDKILLVPHFGRAPSFAIIDLDGNSYRIVEIFQNPFLTHSHGRGVGVVNELVKKGVNTLLSLGAGYGAYYRLRELGIKIYYVTPPQGKKTMTLQEAMEMFLAGKAEEATGPREEDESH
- a CDS encoding SLC13 family permease — translated: MWSLVVAGISLAVIVWGLLARSRFRSLPFWAVMAFASFIVVAGGLVPVDGLGQAVDIDVILFLIGMFSIVSLAESSGLLDAVAYWFLARVGSVWRLFIVLSIVFGLLAAVTVNDAVAVLGTVMVGSIARVAGLGLEPFLFMLAFSVTIGSVATPIGNPQNVLIAVQSGMKAPLLSFLRVLLLPSLINLLVVPLVLLKWFKISDKKLELLVIPGEAIRNRRDAMIAAIGLTSVVALLLANDALSIAGLPHVENIGFIPFIVAAATYIFVSDPRGILEKVNWGTIVFFIAMFITMKGVWSSGLLQPLVAVLMDKKLYGLEGIAAISVESLALSQLLSNVPFTQFFIQYMKTIGYTPSDVWAWLVLACSSTIAGNLTLLGAASNIIIMEVAEERYSKSLGFIEFAKLGTIVTAINMAIYLPFLYLAVYL
- the hypA gene encoding hydrogenase nickel incorporation protein HypA, which codes for MHEWALAEAVVKTVEELVTSNKDVRHIEVVLGELQAVDEGVFETALRELLEELRTEKGINVQDFKITREEAVFKCMVCGYEWSLKDWSIGEEFREAIHFVPEVVHSYYSCPKCGSRDFEIVRGRGVKVRVD
- a CDS encoding HepT-like ribonuclease domain-containing protein; this translates as MQEIVGLRNIIVHMYADIDAEIIYDNLEDIIQTLREAAAKLLESSKAKNIDP
- the csx1 gene encoding CRISPR-associated CARF protein Csx1; amino-acid sequence: MGQSGIDTLIVVPWGHPAGWRQVRYTTKGISLDHCTTLPLLLKMFPRSEVFVLVLDSLVEEAPKPQSPSKCWQCYEENIEHLRYASQAKSYKELRDQLAGFLSSYVKCLLGDQYKPVIHPVICPAVGRPGGKWIFRGNPRDFESIALYDLGKTIMEKPFSSIVVDTTHGVNFMPSLTTRLANRLASLLLARHEHLVLAEQRGVKIYIYNADPVPLASPGQPEMSLNLIAEETHSSIQIPPVIPENLLETMEPGTQPYIELNKTYFEYAGLVASSLYYPLPLLLVHAVSQETAAKAWEALEKAHGEWETSVEISGNTVQRRLAINPDALYLLMLTVAVARRLKEKGLSYPSDTRQLAQVLPLYEAVNEAYRYIIEDELARIEKKTFRIQRILKEADWTPLYLIYIEPNQHFSAVKKRTMIAHAGLQKEIVQVKLLENGQVLLRYNSAWENRPLQQLSSSGLLLPQYKATY
- a CDS encoding ornithine cyclodeaminase, producing MSIRVLTARDIAELVRQVGIDKFMDGLIESLETTFKKWKQLKVTPRVSFHYRQGVVEAMPASDDKWYTVKIVNGHPLNPSRGLQTVVAVAVLVDVETGYPLMFMDATLLTSLRTGAASALATKYLAREDSETLGVIGNGAQSEFLAYAITRVANKLDRILAFDIDRKATEKFTRNMSHLGYTVESVDSPRELALNSDIIVTATASPGRNRVIEKSWVEPGTHINAVGGDAPGKTELDPELVRSSKLVVELLDQALVEGEAQNVGREHVYAELWEVVAGIKPGRTSPQEVTIFDSVGIAIEDLAAITYVYSLAKGDDIGTTIKILPETSNPKDLFSLIAKPLQGREKGFLKNIKLYEN